The following coding sequences are from one Thermodesulfovibrionales bacterium window:
- the porA gene encoding pyruvate ferredoxin oxidoreductase → MAKIVAVTGNEAVANALRQIEPDVCAAYPITPQTDLMQRFSSFVSDGKVKTEMILVESEHSAMSACVGASAAGGRVVTATSSQGLALMWEVLFIASGMSLPIVMPVVNRALSAPINIHGDHSDAMGARDSGWIQLWSENAQEAYDNTIQAFRIAEHPDVRLPVMICLDGFIISHSIERVEYLEDEEVKRFVGEYKPVNPLLDVDHPVSYGPLILPDLYMEYKRLQHEIIWTKVKPVVLEVAEEFYKLSGRRYGLFEAYRLDDAEIAIVILNSAAGTAKDVVDAMRDKGIKAGLLKPRLFRPFPYEEVGQALRHLKAVAVLDRADSFGAYGPVFTEIASSLYPYSERPVLINKIYGLGGRDFMPEDAEKVFLELKDIATTGKIKSIKEYITVRE, encoded by the coding sequence ATGGCAAAGATAGTAGCTGTTACCGGAAACGAGGCAGTAGCTAATGCCCTGAGGCAGATAGAGCCTGATGTCTGTGCAGCCTATCCAATAACCCCTCAGACAGACCTCATGCAGAGATTTTCTTCCTTTGTTTCTGATGGAAAGGTTAAAACAGAGATGATACTTGTAGAGAGTGAGCACAGCGCCATGAGTGCATGCGTGGGTGCTTCTGCAGCTGGCGGAAGGGTTGTAACAGCCACATCTTCACAGGGACTTGCCCTCATGTGGGAAGTCCTTTTTATTGCTTCAGGTATGAGTTTACCAATAGTCATGCCTGTGGTAAACAGGGCACTCTCAGCACCCATAAATATTCATGGTGATCATTCAGATGCAATGGGTGCAAGGGACAGCGGATGGATACAGTTATGGTCTGAGAATGCCCAGGAGGCCTATGACAATACCATACAGGCATTCAGGATTGCTGAACATCCTGATGTAAGGCTTCCTGTTATGATCTGTCTTGATGGCTTTATCATAAGCCATTCAATTGAGAGAGTTGAGTATCTGGAGGATGAGGAGGTAAAAAGATTTGTTGGTGAATACAAACCTGTAAATCCCCTCCTTGATGTTGATCATCCTGTAAGTTACGGACCGCTCATACTTCCAGACCTTTACATGGAATACAAAAGACTTCAGCATGAGATAATCTGGACAAAGGTAAAGCCTGTTGTTTTGGAGGTAGCTGAGGAATTTTATAAACTTAGCGGAAGGCGGTATGGACTCTTTGAAGCATACAGACTTGATGATGCTGAGATAGCCATTGTTATTCTCAATTCAGCAGCAGGTACAGCAAAGGATGTTGTTGATGCCATGAGGGATAAAGGAATAAAGGCAGGTCTTCTCAAGCCAAGGCTCTTCAGACCATTCCCTTATGAAGAGGTTGGTCAGGCATTAAGGCATCTTAAGGCAGTGGCTGTGCTGGACAGGGCTGATTCCTTCGGAGCCTACGGTCCTGTATTTACGGAGATAGCCTCGAGCCTTTATCCTTACAGTGAAAGACCTGTACTGATAAACAAGATATACGGCCTTGGAGGAAGGGACTTCATGCCAGAGGATGCTGAAAAGGTATTCCTTGAGCTTAAGGATATAGCAACAACTGGTAAAATAAAGAGTATAAAAGAATACATAACTGTAAGAGAATAA
- a CDS encoding 4Fe-4S binding protein has translation MKTWKELIRGCVITEPGSSIKFKTGSWRTFKPRWIPENCIQCLFCWIYCPDMAVKVKDGKREEFDYDFCKGCGICARECPGKKGQKAIVMEEEVR, from the coding sequence ATGAAGACTTGGAAAGAATTAATCAGAGGTTGTGTAATAACAGAACCTGGCAGTTCCATTAAGTTCAAGACAGGTTCGTGGAGGACTTTCAAGCCGAGATGGATTCCAGAAAACTGTATCCAGTGCCTTTTCTGCTGGATTTATTGTCCTGATATGGCTGTAAAGGTAAAGGACGGTAAAAGAGAAGAATTTGATTATGATTTCTGCAAAGGATGCGGGATCTGTGCAAGGGAATGTCCTGGTAAAAAGGGCCAGAAGGCAATAGTTATGGAAGAGGAGGTAAGATAA
- a CDS encoding 2-oxoacid:acceptor oxidoreductase family protein, producing the protein MITEIRWHGRGGQGTVTAAKVFADACLSSGRHVQAFPEYGPERSGAPLRAYNRIADKELRMHCPVTKPDIIVVADPTLMGAINVAEGAKENAVFLVNTHLSPQEVRQKLNLLPSQRVYTVNATKIALETIGRPLPNSALVGAMARISKLVDLNTVIEDVRKSFGKKFSQKIIDGNLEATRRGYEEVIEG; encoded by the coding sequence ATGATAACAGAGATAAGATGGCATGGAAGGGGAGGTCAGGGAACTGTTACTGCTGCAAAGGTCTTTGCAGATGCCTGTCTTAGCAGTGGAAGGCATGTCCAGGCATTTCCAGAATACGGACCTGAAAGATCGGGTGCACCATTAAGGGCTTATAACAGAATAGCTGATAAAGAGCTGAGGATGCACTGTCCAGTAACCAAGCCTGATATTATAGTTGTGGCCGATCCCACACTCATGGGTGCTATTAATGTTGCTGAGGGTGCAAAGGAAAATGCAGTATTCCTTGTTAACACCCATCTTTCACCTCAGGAGGTAAGGCAGAAACTTAACCTTCTTCCTTCGCAGAGGGTTTATACTGTTAATGCAACAAAGATAGCCCTTGAAACTATCGGAAGGCCTCTTCCCAATTCAGCCCTTGTTGGTGCCATGGCAAGGATAAGCAAGCTTGTTGATCTGAACACTGTAATAGAGGATGTAAGGAAGAGTTTCGGCAAGAAATTTTCTCAGAAAATAATAGATGGAAATCTTGAAGCCACAAGACGTGGCTATGAGGAGGTAATAGAGGGATGA
- the ccsA gene encoding cytochrome c biogenesis protein CcsA codes for MLLLLYLSIPFYIAGLFIKRLLYGGVLLNLIYLFLRGKIAGRLPITGPHDTLVLLGAFTGMMILIFEYYRIKEKLPYALTALLASAFIFSALAFNPLNAPLPAVLKTLWFEIHVVTAFLAYALFGIGLTSGITFFKNKQPLMEEIQYRAILMGYSLFSFSMIGGGIWAYYAWGSYWLWTPKELWTTILWLFYSLYLHLRLKGQKWQRYYVSMGIAGFGVVLFTYLGVSLLMKSSHTF; via the coding sequence GTGTTGCTGTTACTTTATTTATCAATACCCTTTTATATTGCAGGCCTCTTTATAAAAAGACTTTTATATGGAGGGGTCTTACTTAACCTAATTTATCTATTCTTAAGGGGAAAGATTGCTGGAAGACTTCCAATTACAGGACCCCATGATACCCTTGTACTTCTTGGAGCCTTCACGGGTATGATGATCCTGATATTTGAGTATTACAGGATCAAGGAAAAATTACCCTACGCATTAACAGCTTTACTGGCTTCAGCATTCATATTTTCAGCCCTCGCCTTTAATCCCCTAAATGCACCGCTTCCGGCAGTGCTAAAAACTCTATGGTTTGAAATTCATGTTGTAACAGCGTTCCTTGCCTATGCGCTCTTTGGAATAGGACTCACATCAGGTATTACCTTTTTTAAAAATAAACAGCCTCTCATGGAGGAGATACAGTACAGGGCAATTCTGATGGGCTACAGTCTTTTTTCCTTTTCAATGATAGGTGGTGGTATATGGGCTTATTATGCCTGGGGCTCTTACTGGCTCTGGACTCCAAAGGAATTATGGACAACCATATTATGGCTATTTTATAGCCTCTATCTTCACCTTAGATTAAAGGGCCAGAAATGGCAGAGATATTATGTGAGCATGGGAATAGCTGGATTTGGTGTTGTGCTCTTTACCTATCTCGGAGTGAGCCTTCTTATGAAGAGCTCCCATACATTTTAA
- a CDS encoding PQQ-binding-like beta-propeller repeat protein, with the protein MKKILILVAAIIFFITPTFSLGGGIHPWPMYGGDAKRTGQTFVHRGTNGIIKWKVYVGRGVTFSSVVVGADGTIYSLGDDGISEYLHAIKPNGVMSWSLKLGSLINYRITTPLLGDDGTVYVISSSGYLIAATPRGKLKWKIPVGRIDGVWPNNSPVMFKGILYVATEDGTPGLRAVSQTGQVIWHYNEPALSPAVGDDGTIYCLVGNWNNRRLAAFSREGEMKWEVYLGQSGAGPVVHPDGSIIIAHPTSEGGAISAYYPDGTLRWQALISDDSLWASKPFIGTDGTIYIIGSGSDFIYAFDIYGNLISKKMHDCLDGTGLVDADGNIYLASGVTNGIVSMTNKSSMSREWLKVLWQTQTISGIGGYWTYPSAPAIGIDGTIYHINDNGYLFAIGSQDP; encoded by the coding sequence ATGAAAAAGATCCTTATATTGGTAGCTGCAATTATATTTTTCATTACCCCTACTTTTTCCCTAGGGGGAGGAATTCACCCTTGGCCGATGTATGGTGGCGATGCCAAGCGAACAGGTCAAACATTCGTTCATCGAGGGACGAACGGCATAATAAAATGGAAAGTGTATGTCGGACGCGGTGTGACATTTTCTTCGGTCGTTGTCGGTGCTGACGGGACCATATATTCGCTGGGCGATGATGGTATTTCAGAATATCTTCACGCAATAAAACCGAATGGTGTCATGAGTTGGAGTCTAAAATTAGGATCCCTGATTAATTATCGGATCACCACTCCGCTGCTCGGAGATGATGGCACCGTATATGTGATAAGTTCTAGTGGCTATTTAATTGCGGCTACACCTAGAGGAAAATTAAAATGGAAAATTCCCGTGGGCAGAATTGATGGGGTATGGCCTAATAACTCGCCTGTCATGTTTAAAGGAATTTTGTATGTCGCTACAGAAGATGGTACACCAGGACTGAGAGCGGTGTCACAAACAGGACAGGTTATTTGGCATTATAATGAACCCGCCCTATCTCCCGCTGTCGGTGATGACGGGACTATTTATTGCTTAGTAGGAAACTGGAACAATCGTAGACTTGCGGCTTTCTCTAGGGAAGGGGAAATGAAGTGGGAGGTTTATTTAGGACAAAGTGGTGCTGGTCCAGTTGTGCATCCAGATGGATCAATCATTATAGCGCACCCCACTTCTGAAGGAGGGGCTATTTCTGCATATTACCCGGACGGTACGCTGAGATGGCAGGCTTTGATCTCCGATGACTCGCTTTGGGCTTCCAAACCTTTTATAGGCACTGATGGTACTATATATATAATAGGTTCTGGCTCCGACTTCATCTACGCATTTGACATATACGGTAATTTGATTTCAAAAAAGATGCATGATTGCCTCGATGGTACCGGGCTTGTTGATGCTGATGGTAATATCTATCTTGCAAGCGGCGTAACGAACGGCATTGTTTCGATGACAAATAAAAGCAGTATGAGCCGTGAATGGCTGAAAGTACTCTGGCAGACTCAGACCATATCCGGAATAGGAGGTTATTGGACTTATCCCAGCGCTCCGGCAATAGGGATAGATGGCACAATATATCATATTAACGACAATGGTTATTTGTTTGCCATTGGATCACAAGATCCATAA
- a CDS encoding helix-turn-helix domain-containing protein, whose translation MVASLRRFSGKEVAQQRLKIIKFYEKRGEDATKEAFGVDRKLISKWRKRLKENGGRLEELIPYSTRPKRTRKSEIPREIIDFIRRLREKYPRLGKEKIKPLLDEYCKDKGLKTISEATVGNIIRRHNFFFQKSGRVYHNPDSKSAKKSRHRQKRTKVKHPPRPKEFRYIISDTVERITDGIKDYFYSAIDATGKFALTLNYKRQNSKNMRDFYERFKSVYTCEIKVWQSDKAQRICENLIRH comes from the coding sequence ATGGTTGCCAGCCTTAGGAGATTTTCAGGAAAGGAAGTTGCACAGCAGAGGCTTAAGATTATCAAGTTTTATGAAAAACGTGGAGAGGATGCTACAAAGGAGGCATTTGGAGTTGACAGAAAGCTAATAAGCAAATGGCGTAAGAGACTAAAAGAAAATGGAGGAAGACTTGAGGAACTAATACCCTATAGCACAAGACCAAAGAGAACAAGGAAATCAGAGATACCGAGAGAGATAATTGATTTTATAAGGAGATTAAGGGAAAAGTATCCGAGACTCGGGAAAGAAAAGATAAAACCCTTATTAGATGAATATTGTAAAGACAAAGGATTAAAGACAATATCAGAGGCAACAGTAGGCAATATCATCAGGAGACATAACTTTTTCTTTCAGAAGTCAGGAAGAGTATATCACAATCCTGATAGCAAATCAGCTAAAAAGAGTAGACATAGGCAGAAAAGGACAAAAGTAAAGCATCCACCGAGACCTAAAGAGTTTAGATATATAATATCAGATACAGTAGAAAGGATAACAGATGGTATAAAGGACTACTTTTATAGTGCCATTGATGCAACGGGGAAATTTGCACTAACATTAAACTACAAGAGACAAAACAGCAAGAACATGAGAGATTTCTATGAGAGGTTTAAATCAGTATATACTTGCGAGATAAAGGTCTGGCAGTCTGACAAGGCTCAGAGAATCTGCGAGAATTTGATAAGGCATTAA
- a CDS encoding zinc dependent phospholipase C family protein: MILSVFLIASFILLPDNAFAWGPLTHVYLGSEVFYLSTILPANIFCLLTRYREDFLYGNIVADIIFAKGLLPPEKNSHNWSVGFDMLERAENDSQKAFVYGYLCHLASDTVAHEDLASKLGFNHTVLELRADRLIDSRYWLEAVTINKKIQKRNDLFLKDSLESAIFSFKTNKRLFKGLMYLSILNRNLTSPPPELWSKEIRKLHEESLDRMIDILLKENRSKVTRKKPFIEF; the protein is encoded by the coding sequence ATGATTTTATCAGTATTTTTAATTGCAAGTTTTATTCTTCTTCCAGATAATGCTTTTGCCTGGGGACCGCTTACCCATGTATATCTGGGAAGTGAGGTCTTTTATCTTTCTACAATACTCCCGGCAAATATCTTTTGTCTTCTTACCAGATACAGGGAAGACTTTCTTTACGGAAATATAGTGGCTGATATAATCTTTGCAAAGGGTCTGCTTCCACCTGAAAAAAATTCCCATAACTGGTCAGTGGGTTTTGATATGCTTGAGCGTGCAGAAAATGACTCGCAGAAGGCCTTTGTATATGGTTATCTCTGCCATCTTGCCTCTGACACGGTAGCTCATGAAGACCTCGCATCAAAGTTAGGTTTCAACCATACAGTCCTTGAACTCAGGGCAGACAGGCTAATAGATTCAAGATACTGGCTTGAGGCAGTTACTATTAATAAAAAAATTCAGAAAAGAAATGACCTCTTTTTGAAAGACTCTCTTGAGAGTGCCATATTCTCCTTCAAGACAAATAAGAGGCTTTTCAAAGGTCTCATGTACCTATCCATACTTAACAGAAATCTAACCTCTCCACCTCCTGAGCTGTGGTCAAAGGAGATCAGAAAACTTCATGAAGAATCCCTTGACAGGATGATTGATATTCTCCTTAAAGAAAACCGCTCAAAGGTTACAAGAAAGAAACCCTTTATAGAATTCTGA
- a CDS encoding molybdopterin molybdotransferase MoeA, with translation MLGRLRAVSVEEGLRIILENLPERNLASERINIEYGLSRILAEDIYSKEDLPGFDRSSVDGYAVISSDTFGASETTPLYLELSGEVKMGEVARERLHRGRAIKIPTGGMLPEGSDAVIMLEHTAMVDENLIEILKPVAPGENVIKRDEDIKAGQPVLKRGHKLRPHDIGALAGLGITEIEVYKRPIVSIISTGDEIIPPHEKPSPGQVRDINSYNLAALVIEAGAIPVRMGIIRDDYSLLKETIKRALESCHVVLISGGSSVGTKDFTARAIDELGKPGILFHGVAMKPGKPTIAAIVNDIPVFGIPGHPAAATVCFINFIKPVIKRLSGNRSAEIPKTIMARLTKNIPSQSGRTDFVRVRIIMDGGTFLAEPVFGKSGLITTLIHADGLVIIPPEKSGIQEGERVEVILFE, from the coding sequence ATGCTCGGGAGACTGAGAGCCGTCTCTGTTGAAGAGGGGCTCAGGATTATACTTGAAAATCTTCCTGAAAGAAATCTTGCCTCTGAAAGAATAAACATAGAATATGGACTCTCAAGGATACTAGCAGAGGATATTTATTCAAAAGAGGATCTTCCAGGTTTTGACCGCTCAAGTGTTGACGGATATGCGGTTATAAGCTCTGATACCTTTGGTGCCTCTGAAACAACACCACTGTATCTTGAATTGTCAGGTGAAGTAAAGATGGGAGAGGTTGCCAGGGAAAGACTTCACAGGGGAAGGGCTATCAAGATTCCTACAGGTGGTATGCTTCCTGAAGGAAGTGATGCTGTGATCATGCTTGAACATACTGCAATGGTGGATGAAAATTTAATAGAGATTCTCAAACCTGTTGCGCCTGGAGAGAATGTTATAAAAAGGGATGAAGATATAAAGGCTGGTCAGCCTGTCCTTAAAAGGGGTCATAAACTGAGACCTCATGATATCGGTGCCTTAGCAGGCCTTGGGATAACAGAGATAGAGGTCTATAAAAGACCTATTGTATCAATAATCTCAACAGGTGATGAGATAATCCCACCCCATGAAAAACCCTCTCCAGGACAGGTAAGAGATATAAATTCCTATAATCTTGCAGCACTGGTAATCGAGGCAGGCGCTATTCCAGTAAGAATGGGAATAATAAGGGATGACTACAGTCTTCTTAAAGAGACCATTAAAAGGGCACTGGAGTCCTGCCATGTTGTTCTCATAAGTGGTGGTAGTTCTGTTGGCACAAAGGATTTTACAGCCAGAGCTATAGATGAGCTTGGAAAACCCGGTATACTCTTTCACGGAGTGGCAATGAAGCCCGGCAAACCAACTATTGCAGCAATAGTGAATGATATTCCTGTTTTTGGAATTCCAGGACATCCAGCAGCAGCTACTGTCTGTTTTATTAATTTTATAAAGCCTGTTATTAAGAGACTTTCAGGTAACAGATCCGCGGAGATACCAAAAACCATAATGGCAAGACTGACAAAAAATATACCATCTCAGTCTGGAAGAACAGATTTTGTAAGGGTAAGGATTATCATGGATGGAGGAACCTTTCTGGCAGAGCCAGTCTTTGGAAAATCAGGACTTATAACAACACTAATTCATGCTGATGGGCTTGTTATAATACCACCTGAGAAGTCTGGAATACAGGAGGGTGAAAGAGTGGAGGTAATTCTTTTTGAATAA
- the recO gene encoding DNA repair protein RecO yields the protein MLARTRGIVLGNTVFGEADLIITCFTEDLGLVKAFAKSPRKTGSRFGSSLEPFSFVRISLFGKEGSGLLRITGSDIIESFQYIREDLRKVSALAPALKLTERLLPEREPDRKSFSLLLFTLRHGRNMEPEVFLILSLFYIVRFLHIHGFSPKLDRCAGCHSNTATYHVSHGSLYCSECATAEVRNTVPASDIRKISEGTKKLYNALLTWDIKSILRIKISERILNELTALIEEHIRYHVIQKELPPLFHPPVFQTSQVVL from the coding sequence ATGCTTGCAAGGACAAGGGGTATTGTTCTTGGAAACACTGTATTTGGAGAGGCTGATCTTATAATAACCTGCTTTACCGAAGACCTCGGCCTTGTTAAGGCATTTGCAAAAAGTCCCCGCAAAACAGGCAGCAGATTCGGTAGCAGTCTCGAACCCTTCTCCTTTGTAAGGATATCACTCTTTGGGAAGGAAGGCTCGGGGCTCTTAAGAATAACAGGTTCTGATATAATTGAGTCCTTTCAGTATATAAGAGAAGACCTTAGAAAGGTTTCAGCATTAGCACCGGCTCTGAAACTTACTGAGAGACTTCTCCCCGAGAGAGAACCTGACAGGAAGAGTTTTTCTCTGCTTCTTTTTACATTAAGGCACGGAAGGAATATGGAACCAGAGGTTTTTCTGATATTAAGCCTCTTTTATATCGTGAGGTTTCTCCACATTCATGGATTTTCTCCAAAGCTTGACCGCTGTGCAGGCTGTCACAGTAATACAGCTACCTATCATGTATCTCATGGCTCACTTTATTGTTCTGAATGCGCTACAGCAGAGGTCAGAAATACAGTTCCGGCATCTGATATAAGGAAGATATCAGAGGGGACAAAGAAGCTCTACAATGCCCTGCTGACCTGGGATATTAAGAGTATATTGAGAATAAAGATATCTGAAAGAATTTTGAATGAGCTTACTGCTCTTATTGAAGAACATATAAGATACCATGTTATTCAAAAAGAATTACCTCCACTCTTTCACCCTCCTGTATTCCAGACTTCTCAGGTGGTATTATAA
- a CDS encoding bifunctional nuclease family protein, with product MKVEGLLFDPRSNMYILLLKEIDGTATLPIWIGKPEADSIALALGRVVTPRPLTHDLVKNILEGLRVKLLRVVVTEIIDNTYFALIYLHDGHREIPIDSRPSDAVAIALRTNSPILVDESVLEKRSRDELEEWLRNLKPEDFGNVM from the coding sequence ATGAAAGTAGAGGGCCTTCTCTTCGATCCAAGAAGCAATATGTATATCCTGCTCCTAAAGGAGATTGATGGTACAGCAACACTTCCTATATGGATTGGTAAGCCTGAAGCAGATTCTATCGCCCTTGCTCTCGGAAGGGTTGTAACACCGAGACCTCTTACTCACGACCTTGTAAAAAACATACTTGAAGGGCTCAGGGTAAAGCTACTGAGGGTTGTGGTTACGGAGATTATTGACAATACCTATTTTGCCCTGATCTATCTTCATGATGGACACAGGGAGATACCGATTGATTCAAGACCCAGTGATGCTGTTGCCATTGCTTTAAGGACAAATTCACCCATACTTGTAGATGAAAGTGTTCTTGAAAAGAGGAGCAGGGATGAGCTTGAAGAGTGGCTCAGAAATCTCAAGCCAGAAGACTTTGGCAATGTAATGTAG